The Skermanella pratensis genome has a window encoding:
- a CDS encoding TIGR02186 family protein yields the protein MKRPSVPTGIAAAILLVLLLTAGGQLPRSAWAQSLVADLSNHLIAINTGFVGTEVVLFGAIDGPGDVAVVVQGPPSEVMVRRKSRIAGIWINAASMEFQQAPSFYSVATNRPLDQIVGDAVLARHEIGLSHLRLIAAQSSRAAPERVREFREALIRNKQELGLYGTAHGQVAFLGERLFRTNVYFPANVPTGAYTVSVFLIRDGDVVSAQTTPLAVSKVGFSAEIFEFAVRQSTLYGISAIIFAVAAGWLAGAIFRKV from the coding sequence GTGAAGCGTCCATCCGTTCCGACCGGGATCGCCGCGGCAATTCTGCTCGTCCTCCTGCTGACGGCGGGAGGCCAGCTGCCGCGCAGCGCCTGGGCGCAATCCCTGGTGGCCGACCTGTCGAACCACCTGATCGCGATCAACACCGGCTTCGTCGGGACCGAGGTCGTCCTGTTCGGCGCCATCGACGGCCCGGGCGACGTGGCGGTGGTGGTCCAGGGTCCGCCGAGCGAGGTAATGGTCCGGCGCAAGTCGCGGATCGCCGGCATCTGGATCAATGCCGCCAGCATGGAGTTCCAGCAGGCGCCCAGCTTCTACAGCGTCGCGACCAACCGTCCGCTCGACCAGATCGTCGGCGACGCCGTGCTGGCCCGGCACGAGATCGGCCTGTCGCACCTGCGTCTGATTGCCGCCCAGTCCAGCCGCGCGGCACCCGAACGGGTGCGCGAGTTCCGCGAGGCGCTGATCCGCAACAAGCAGGAGCTGGGCCTGTACGGCACCGCCCACGGGCAGGTCGCGTTCCTGGGAGAGCGGCTGTTCCGCACCAACGTCTATTTCCCGGCCAACGTGCCGACCGGGGCCTATACGGTCAGCGTCTTCCTGATCCGCGATGGCGACGTGGTCAGCGCCCAGACCACGCCGCTCGCGGTCAGCAAGGTGGGCTTCAGCGCCGAAATCTTCGAGTTCGCGGTGAGGCAGTCCACTTTGTACGGAATTTCGGCCATAATCTTCGCGGTGGCGGCCGGTTGGCTGGCCGGCGCGATCTTCCGAAAGGTGTGA